A stretch of the Paenibacillus dendritiformis genome encodes the following:
- a CDS encoding SWIM zinc finger family protein — protein sequence MRLSQLGLSVKTFNRVTEQMKRRFRYATLEQGWRYYRKRAVLGMAAEEQAGGGEEPDQWIAAEVYETKRYRVRFNCTAVKRSQCTCPEEGGCKHMAAVYFQLCDELGKKPELYLAEFRQVYIEEERQRMVLRKRAEHKAELERRKKAWQMSLSPSAPAQEWHDFFHRKYSKPFTDYHSPVTDIAAWAQNELYREGERFPGQVVPLYRMHVLLFLLRQLSIRYGQGSSRGYPGRDAPAAETVRPYMEELRRLAESYDPCATPAAYEPHVAALGEIAEAVALSEEESAVDGLDVLALLWSTVLNRPDWMEEGHRRLERMLVPVSSLRPRRRDAIRVALVHLEVLLGREAEAVKRLSELTYHNDPGRYWGYLREHERSGRYDRIVCWLGALAPLIRQSGQGSDLEQYWEFWKRVYERMPDKDGLEALVLSLLPGISPHLSSFLLEQGRYRDWAEIQLLQRVSPADIASGELEAVERAAPELLLPLFHQAIERHIEERTKEHYREAARLLQRLKPLYEACGSAGTWELFMVRFAARYARLRALHKELREGALLT from the coding sequence GTGCGCTTGTCACAACTGGGATTATCCGTTAAGACATTCAACCGTGTAACCGAGCAGATGAAGCGCCGTTTTCGCTACGCGACTTTGGAACAGGGCTGGCGCTATTACCGCAAGCGGGCCGTGTTGGGTATGGCGGCCGAGGAACAGGCCGGCGGCGGGGAAGAGCCGGATCAGTGGATAGCGGCCGAAGTGTATGAGACGAAGCGTTACCGCGTCCGGTTCAACTGCACCGCCGTCAAGCGTAGCCAGTGCACCTGTCCGGAGGAGGGCGGCTGCAAGCATATGGCCGCCGTCTATTTTCAGCTGTGTGACGAGCTGGGGAAGAAGCCGGAATTGTATCTGGCTGAATTCCGCCAGGTTTATATCGAAGAGGAACGCCAACGCATGGTGCTGCGCAAGCGGGCCGAGCATAAGGCGGAGCTCGAACGGCGCAAGAAGGCTTGGCAGATGAGTCTGTCTCCGTCGGCTCCGGCTCAGGAATGGCATGATTTTTTCCATCGAAAATATAGCAAGCCCTTCACCGATTACCATTCTCCGGTGACCGATATCGCGGCCTGGGCTCAAAATGAATTATACCGCGAGGGAGAACGCTTTCCCGGTCAGGTTGTTCCGTTATACCGCATGCATGTCCTGCTCTTCTTGCTGCGGCAGCTGTCCATCCGATACGGCCAAGGCAGCTCCCGGGGCTATCCGGGCCGGGACGCTCCGGCTGCGGAGACGGTCCGGCCCTATATGGAGGAGCTGCGGCGGCTGGCGGAGTCTTACGATCCCTGCGCTACCCCTGCCGCTTATGAGCCTCATGTCGCCGCCCTGGGCGAGATCGCGGAAGCGGTGGCCTTATCCGAGGAGGAATCTGCGGTCGACGGACTGGACGTGCTCGCCCTGCTCTGGTCGACCGTGTTGAACCGGCCGGACTGGATGGAGGAGGGGCACCGCAGGCTGGAACGGATGCTCGTTCCCGTCTCGTCGCTCCGTCCGCGGCGCCGGGACGCGATCCGGGTGGCGCTGGTTCATTTGGAGGTGCTGCTTGGTCGCGAAGCCGAGGCGGTGAAGCGGCTGAGCGAACTGACCTACCACAACGATCCCGGACGGTACTGGGGTTATTTGCGCGAGCATGAGCGTTCCGGACGCTACGATCGGATTGTCTGTTGGCTCGGCGCCCTCGCTCCGTTGATCCGCCAGTCCGGCCAGGGCTCCGATTTGGAGCAATACTGGGAATTTTGGAAGCGGGTCTATGAACGGATGCCGGACAAGGACGGTCTGGAAGCGCTCGTCCTTTCTTTGCTGCCCGGCATTTCTCCGCACTTGTCTTCCTTTTTGCTGGAACAGGGGCGGTACCGCGATTGGGCGGAAATTCAATTGCTTCAGCGGGTCTCGCCCGCAGATATCGCGTCCGGCGAACTGGAAGCGGTGGAACGGGCCGCTCCGGAGCTGCTGCTGCCGTTGTTCCACCAGGCGATTGAGCGCCATATCGAGGAACGGACGAAGGAGCATTACCGCGAGGCGGCCCGCTTGCTTCAACGGTTGAAGCCGCTCTATGAAGCCTGCGGCTCGGCCGGGACATGGGAGCTGTTCATGGTGCGGTTCGCGGCCCGCTACGCCCGCTTGCGGGCGCTGCACAAAGAGTTACGAGAAGGAGCGCTCTTGACATGA
- a CDS encoding SOS response-associated peptidase encodes MCRRFSLTADLPDIIQHFEVDKVMIHYRHRYNISPTQTIPVVLQRNGIRLLDEYRWGMVPFWGKDALNADIYSVQGNPAYWKVVERQRCIIPCSGFYYWRRQGKKTHPVRMVVGGRDIFGVAGLYEQWKDAQGRAHSTCTLVMTRANDLVAEFDGRMPAILEREAINAWLDPAITEVEALARLLVPHDPARMRAYPVTALVNNDEYDTSDCIKEATDLRYAYVKP; translated from the coding sequence ATGTGCAGAAGGTTCTCGCTCACGGCCGATTTGCCGGATATCATTCAGCATTTTGAGGTCGACAAGGTCATGATTCATTATCGTCACCGCTATAACATTAGCCCCACCCAGACCATTCCCGTCGTGCTGCAGCGCAATGGAATTCGGTTGCTGGACGAATACCGCTGGGGAATGGTTCCGTTCTGGGGCAAAGACGCCCTGAATGCGGATATTTATTCCGTGCAAGGCAATCCGGCCTATTGGAAGGTTGTCGAACGCCAACGCTGTATTATCCCGTGCAGCGGTTTCTATTATTGGCGACGCCAAGGGAAGAAAACCCACCCTGTCCGGATGGTGGTCGGGGGAAGGGACATTTTCGGCGTCGCCGGGCTGTATGAGCAATGGAAGGACGCACAGGGCCGGGCCCATTCCACCTGTACGCTCGTCATGACCCGGGCGAACGATCTGGTGGCGGAGTTCGACGGGCGGATGCCGGCGATTCTGGAGCGGGAGGCGATCAATGCGTGGCTCGATCCGGCGATAACCGAGGTCGAGGCGCTGGCCCGGCTCCTCGTGCCGCATGATCCCGCGCGTATGAGAGCTTATCCGGTCACCGCCCTCGTCAATAACGATGAGTATGATACATCGGATTGCATTAAGGAAGCGACTGATTTGAGATACGCCTACGTCAAGCCGTAG
- a CDS encoding DNA-3-methyladenine glycosylase codes for MKREKDIKSQDEAGKSGSAILRPLEPGERLPRPLYRMGAVSLAQSLLGMVLVRRTASGIIRSRIVETEAYVGPEDKGCHAYGGLRTARTEPMFADGGTSYVYFIYGMYHCLNVVAEQKDKPEAVLIRAVAPCTPEDEARMRSFRAIRSRKPADLCNGPGKLCLALDIDKRCNALDLTVSEELWLEAGADPGPDRIVAAPRINIPYAEEFVDKLWRYYIQGDPYVSVDDKEAVPLWKAMRAERQGLRE; via the coding sequence ATGAAGAGGGAAAAGGACATCAAAAGTCAGGACGAGGCGGGCAAGAGCGGGTCAGCGATATTACGCCCGCTCGAGCCGGGGGAACGGCTGCCTCGGCCCCTCTATAGGATGGGCGCCGTGTCGCTGGCGCAGTCCTTGCTCGGCATGGTGCTCGTCCGGCGCACGGCGTCGGGCATCATCCGCAGCCGGATCGTGGAGACGGAGGCCTACGTGGGCCCCGAGGACAAGGGCTGCCATGCTTACGGCGGGCTGCGCACGGCCCGGACGGAGCCGATGTTCGCGGATGGCGGAACTTCGTATGTCTATTTTATTTATGGCATGTATCACTGCCTGAATGTGGTCGCAGAGCAGAAGGACAAGCCGGAGGCCGTCCTCATTCGGGCCGTGGCCCCCTGCACGCCCGAAGATGAAGCGAGGATGCGCTCGTTCCGCGCAATCCGCTCCCGCAAGCCGGCCGACCTGTGCAACGGCCCCGGGAAGCTCTGTCTGGCTCTGGATATCGACAAGCGGTGCAATGCCCTGGATTTGACGGTCAGCGAGGAGCTGTGGCTGGAAGCGGGAGCAGATCCGGGCCCGGATCGGATCGTCGCCGCCCCGCGCATCAATATTCCGTATGCGGAAGAGTTCGTAGACAAGCTGTGGCGTTATTACATACAAGGCGATCCCTATGTCTCCGTCGATGACAAGGAGGCCGTGCCGCTGTGGAAGGCGATGCGGGCGGAGCGGCAGGGCCTGCGGGAATAA
- a CDS encoding heavy metal translocating P-type ATPase, whose protein sequence is MKTQERERTEVDERVVYKVQGLSCANCAAGLQEEIRKLEFGEDTVLSYNSSTLKMHRQIDMDKVRRILRSDGARLVEASHGGGAAAAGGHAHGHSHGSGCCSEGADSHDHGHHDAEGHGHGHDHSHGNMNRMKWFLGISGVLYLSTFVLDGRLPDPVLIVIYLAAMALSGYVTFLKGARNLLRLRFTMDTLMTVALTGAVLIGEWKEATLVAILFGLNEMLEGYGMERARRSMESLLAVAPKEATVIRNGQTVSIPIEQLTVGDIVLVRPGEKIPSDGTVMEGRSAVDEAAITGESLPVAKEVQDAVFGGSVNTDGVLKVRIDKAYEDSSLAKILHLVQEAQDTKTPTELFIDRFAKVYTPIIMAVAALVIVIPPLFFDGDWYKWLYQGLAVLIVGCPCALVLSSPIAIVSGITRNARNGILVKGGVHLEQLGKIEALAFDKTGTLTKGEPAVHEEAVYDAVRFYRIAGAVEQASLHPLAKAIIRHLEGKRETEFEEPSESETVPGEGIRAVVGGSAYWVGSERVLDLVQASGSAADRIRQARDEAERMKAKGLTLVAVVSEQDGEPLGLFGLADEIRPESRATVAALHEAGVKHTVMLTGDHAQSAKQVADAVGVTDWFAQLLPQQKVGKIKELAAKYKVAMVGDGINDAPALASAQLGIAMGKGTDSAVETADIVLMQDHLGKLPNAIRISKHVNRIIRWNIGIALGLKIAALLLTIPGLLTLWIAILSDMGATILVTLLGLTILLGKDKDAAGAK, encoded by the coding sequence ATGAAGACACAGGAGCGGGAGAGAACAGAAGTTGACGAACGCGTTGTCTATAAAGTGCAAGGACTGTCCTGCGCCAATTGCGCGGCCGGGCTTCAGGAGGAAATCCGCAAGCTGGAGTTCGGGGAGGATACCGTGCTCAGCTACAACAGTTCAACCTTGAAAATGCACCGCCAAATCGATATGGATAAGGTGCGGCGCATACTCCGCTCAGACGGGGCGCGATTGGTGGAAGCATCGCACGGAGGCGGAGCGGCGGCCGCAGGCGGCCATGCCCACGGCCATTCGCATGGAAGCGGCTGCTGCTCCGAGGGAGCGGACAGCCATGATCACGGGCATCACGATGCGGAAGGACATGGCCATGGACATGATCACAGCCATGGCAATATGAACCGGATGAAATGGTTTCTCGGCATTTCCGGCGTCTTGTACTTATCGACCTTTGTACTGGACGGCCGGCTGCCGGACCCCGTCCTCATTGTCATCTATCTGGCTGCGATGGCGCTCAGCGGCTATGTTACGTTTTTGAAGGGCGCCCGCAATCTGCTGCGGTTGCGCTTTACGATGGATACGCTGATGACGGTCGCGCTGACCGGGGCGGTGCTCATCGGAGAATGGAAGGAAGCGACGCTGGTCGCGATTCTGTTCGGTCTAAATGAGATGCTGGAAGGCTACGGCATGGAACGGGCCCGCCGTTCCATGGAGTCGCTGCTTGCCGTCGCTCCGAAGGAAGCCACCGTCATCCGGAATGGGCAGACGGTATCGATTCCGATTGAGCAGTTGACCGTTGGCGATATCGTCCTCGTCCGCCCGGGCGAGAAGATTCCGTCCGACGGGACGGTTATGGAAGGGCGCAGCGCTGTCGATGAAGCGGCGATTACGGGGGAGTCGCTTCCGGTCGCCAAGGAAGTCCAGGACGCCGTCTTCGGGGGCAGCGTGAATACGGACGGGGTACTGAAGGTGCGGATCGACAAGGCATACGAGGATTCGTCGCTCGCCAAAATTTTGCACCTCGTGCAGGAGGCGCAGGACACGAAGACGCCGACGGAGCTGTTCATCGATCGCTTCGCCAAGGTGTATACCCCGATTATTATGGCGGTCGCGGCGCTTGTCATCGTCATCCCGCCCCTGTTTTTCGACGGGGATTGGTATAAATGGCTCTATCAAGGCTTGGCGGTGCTGATTGTCGGCTGTCCGTGCGCCCTGGTGCTGTCGTCGCCGATCGCCATTGTCAGCGGCATCACCCGGAACGCCCGCAACGGGATTCTTGTCAAAGGCGGCGTTCATCTGGAGCAGCTCGGCAAAATCGAGGCGTTGGCCTTCGACAAGACCGGTACGCTGACCAAAGGCGAACCGGCGGTTCACGAGGAAGCTGTCTATGATGCCGTCCGCTTCTACCGGATTGCCGGTGCGGTCGAACAGGCTTCGCTTCACCCGCTGGCGAAGGCGATTATTCGCCATCTCGAAGGGAAGCGAGAGACGGAGTTCGAAGAGCCGTCGGAGAGCGAGACCGTGCCCGGGGAAGGCATCCGGGCGGTCGTTGGCGGTTCCGCGTACTGGGTAGGCAGCGAGCGCGTGCTGGACCTTGTCCAGGCGAGCGGATCGGCTGCCGATCGCATCCGGCAGGCCCGGGACGAAGCGGAACGGATGAAGGCGAAGGGCTTGACCCTGGTCGCCGTCGTCTCCGAGCAGGACGGGGAGCCGTTGGGCTTGTTCGGGCTCGCGGACGAGATTCGTCCGGAGAGCCGCGCTACCGTGGCCGCGCTGCATGAAGCCGGCGTGAAGCATACGGTGATGCTTACGGGCGACCACGCCCAATCGGCGAAGCAGGTCGCGGATGCGGTCGGCGTGACCGACTGGTTCGCGCAGCTGCTGCCGCAGCAGAAGGTCGGCAAGATTAAGGAGCTGGCCGCGAAGTACAAGGTCGCCATGGTCGGCGACGGCATCAACGATGCGCCTGCGCTTGCCTCGGCCCAACTCGGCATAGCCATGGGCAAAGGGACGGACAGCGCCGTCGAGACCGCCGATATCGTGCTGATGCAGGATCACCTCGGCAAGCTGCCGAACGCGATCCGGATCTCGAAGCACGTCAACCGGATTATCCGCTGGAATATCGGCATCGCGCTTGGCTTGAAGATTGCCGCGCTGCTGCTCACCATTCCAGGGCTGCTCACGCTGTGGATTGCGATATTATCGGATATGGGAGCAACCATCCTTGTCACGCTGTTGGGCTTGACCATTTTGCTCGGCAAAGATAAAGACGCGGCCGGCGCCAAATAA
- a CDS encoding ArsR/SmtB family transcription factor → MTLLEEKRQQAAMNGSSTSKDDVCDIVCYDAEKIRKLQGRVEEEEVQGMAQMFKALSDPTRMKMAWLLDEGGELCVCDMSILTKQSIATTSHHLRLMKSLGIATSRKEGKNVFYSLADHHIRTLIRMTLEHMREEHCHEDTGAGENRS, encoded by the coding sequence ATGACCTTGTTGGAAGAGAAACGGCAGCAGGCCGCTATGAATGGCTCCAGTACAAGCAAAGACGACGTGTGCGATATTGTATGCTATGACGCGGAGAAGATTCGGAAGCTGCAAGGACGCGTGGAGGAAGAAGAGGTTCAAGGGATGGCGCAGATGTTCAAGGCGCTGTCCGATCCGACCCGAATGAAGATGGCATGGCTGCTGGACGAGGGAGGCGAGCTGTGCGTATGCGACATGTCCATTCTGACGAAGCAGTCGATTGCGACGACGTCGCATCATTTGCGGTTGATGAAATCGCTGGGGATCGCGACCTCGCGCAAGGAAGGGAAGAATGTCTTCTATTCCCTGGCCGACCACCATATTCGGACCTTGATTCGCATGACATTGGAGCATATGAGGGAGGAGCATTGCCATGAAGACACAGGAGCGGGAGAGAACAGAAGTTGA
- a CDS encoding DEAD/DEAH box helicase, translating to MKEQGAWKVECLSRRQGGFLLHHGEFRRTLRTFKHTLFGWHRPSFYGTMLDEAEEGRVLGIAVSPVMLLELAEEPISVRWAGIAWGDSFRIAASAAHIYAEVLRDGRYRPSFDLWKQGKRGWDLQLTMEERLALESLEQEAVSLGDPGLSGWFDVLMADAQARRDDHPDVWRMIASVRPGIETLRLPERAAAWWEEADWLEAIGWVRDETPFRLMLRLDEPEEDRGPWRLRVLLQDKEQPAVQLACAYMPEGRGYRADAAEGAFPEAWQPYVDSRVHHETDKIVRLLPWLAPEEGGGLKTLLTEAEAWQFLAEGSLILTDAGILVAVPAWWQRARRLQTRLKAKLTGNGFAGTSYIGLEQMMQFDWKLAIGDSQFTEEQFRALLEEDRRLIYQNGQWVALNPEEAARIRRIMMKAEREGLSLGEVLELQLTADKETLEDEDPLQRKDALRLELELNSYLQTFIDKLKHHDSIPLCEPPAGLRGQLRSYQLQGFSWLAFMRRFGLGACLADDMGLGKTIQWIAYMLRIQEEEPEKAPSLLICPTSLMGNWQKELERFAPSLKVHLHYGLDRAKGKGFAAAARQADVVITTYTLALKDREELRQIVWSSLCLDEAQNIKNPYAKQSVAIRKLQARHRIALTGTPIENHLTELWSIFDFLNPGYLGSLSHFRQTYILPIERTRDKEWMQLVQRLVQPFLLRRMKSDPDIQLNLPEKHEAKVYVPLTAEQASLYEQTLQDLFAPIERMEMLERRAHILAALTKLKQVCNHPAMLRKEGPAGWRPERSGKLVRLLEMLEELRSEGERCLIFTQYAETGRLLQAVLERETGERVPFLHGGVPKKERDRMVEQFQGESPVDAGRASAFILSLKAGGTGLNLTAANHVFHYDRWWNPAVENQASDRAYRIGQTRNVQVHKLIALGTLEERIDDMIEQKLQLSEQVMSSGDKWITEMSTTELRELFALRSHWME from the coding sequence ATGAAGGAACAGGGAGCTTGGAAGGTGGAATGCCTCTCTCGCCGCCAGGGCGGATTTCTGCTTCATCACGGGGAGTTCAGACGGACTCTGCGGACGTTCAAGCATACGCTGTTCGGCTGGCACCGGCCTTCCTTTTACGGCACGATGCTGGACGAGGCGGAGGAAGGCCGCGTCCTGGGCATTGCCGTCTCTCCCGTCATGCTCCTGGAGCTGGCGGAAGAGCCGATCTCCGTCCGCTGGGCGGGGATTGCATGGGGAGACAGCTTCCGCATCGCGGCGTCGGCCGCCCATATCTATGCGGAAGTGCTGCGGGACGGCCGCTACCGGCCGTCATTCGACTTGTGGAAGCAGGGCAAGCGCGGCTGGGATCTGCAGCTGACGATGGAAGAGCGTCTGGCTCTGGAATCGTTGGAGCAAGAGGCGGTCTCTCTCGGGGATCCGGGCTTGTCCGGCTGGTTCGACGTCCTGATGGCGGACGCTCAGGCTCGCCGTGACGATCATCCGGACGTATGGCGGATGATCGCGTCGGTTCGGCCGGGCATCGAGACGCTGCGCCTTCCCGAACGGGCTGCGGCCTGGTGGGAGGAGGCCGACTGGCTGGAGGCGATCGGCTGGGTAAGGGACGAGACGCCGTTCCGCCTTATGCTGCGGCTGGACGAGCCGGAGGAGGATCGCGGCCCGTGGAGGCTCCGCGTGCTGCTCCAAGACAAGGAGCAGCCGGCCGTCCAGTTGGCCTGCGCGTATATGCCCGAAGGCCGGGGTTACCGGGCTGACGCCGCGGAAGGCGCGTTCCCGGAGGCGTGGCAGCCTTATGTCGACAGCCGGGTACACCATGAGACGGACAAAATCGTCCGTCTCCTCCCCTGGCTCGCTCCGGAGGAGGGCGGCGGGCTGAAGACCCTGCTCACCGAGGCGGAGGCATGGCAGTTCCTGGCGGAGGGCAGTCTTATTCTGACCGATGCGGGCATTCTGGTCGCCGTGCCGGCCTGGTGGCAGCGCGCGCGCCGCTTGCAGACGCGGCTGAAGGCGAAGCTCACCGGGAACGGCTTCGCCGGGACGTCCTATATCGGACTGGAGCAGATGATGCAGTTCGATTGGAAGCTCGCTATCGGCGACTCCCAGTTCACGGAGGAGCAGTTCCGCGCCCTGCTTGAAGAGGACCGGCGGTTAATTTATCAGAATGGACAATGGGTGGCGCTGAATCCGGAGGAAGCGGCGCGGATACGGCGCATTATGATGAAGGCCGAGCGGGAAGGCTTGTCGCTGGGCGAAGTGCTGGAGCTGCAGCTCACCGCCGACAAGGAGACGCTGGAAGACGAGGATCCGCTGCAGCGGAAGGATGCGCTTCGGCTTGAGCTGGAACTGAACAGCTATCTTCAGACGTTCATCGATAAGCTGAAGCATCACGATTCCATTCCGCTGTGCGAACCGCCTGCGGGCCTGCGCGGCCAGCTGCGCAGCTATCAGCTCCAGGGGTTCTCCTGGCTTGCCTTCATGCGGCGGTTCGGGCTGGGCGCCTGTCTTGCCGACGACATGGGGCTGGGGAAGACGATTCAATGGATTGCTTATATGCTCCGCATTCAAGAGGAGGAGCCGGAGAAGGCTCCGTCCCTTCTCATCTGCCCCACCTCGCTGATGGGGAATTGGCAGAAGGAGCTGGAGCGCTTTGCGCCGAGCTTGAAGGTGCATTTGCACTATGGGCTTGATCGGGCCAAGGGAAAAGGCTTTGCCGCTGCGGCCCGTCAGGCGGATGTCGTGATTACGACGTATACACTCGCGCTCAAGGATCGGGAGGAACTGCGGCAGATCGTCTGGAGCTCGCTCTGTCTCGACGAAGCGCAAAATATCAAGAACCCCTATGCGAAGCAATCGGTGGCCATTCGCAAGCTGCAGGCCAGACACCGGATCGCCTTGACGGGGACGCCGATCGAGAATCATTTGACCGAGCTGTGGTCCATCTTCGATTTCTTGAACCCGGGCTATCTGGGGTCGCTCTCCCATTTCCGCCAGACCTACATCCTGCCAATCGAGCGCACCCGCGACAAGGAATGGATGCAGCTGGTGCAGCGGCTGGTGCAGCCGTTCCTGCTGCGGCGCATGAAGAGCGACCCGGACATCCAGCTCAATCTGCCGGAGAAGCATGAGGCGAAGGTGTATGTTCCGTTGACGGCGGAGCAGGCGTCCTTGTACGAGCAGACGCTGCAGGATCTGTTCGCGCCGATCGAGCGGATGGAGATGTTGGAGCGGCGCGCTCATATTCTCGCCGCCCTCACGAAGCTGAAGCAGGTGTGCAATCATCCCGCGATGCTGCGCAAGGAAGGGCCGGCCGGATGGAGGCCGGAACGCTCGGGCAAGCTGGTCCGCCTGCTCGAGATGCTGGAGGAGCTTCGCTCGGAAGGCGAACGCTGCCTCATCTTCACTCAGTATGCGGAGACGGGGCGCCTCCTGCAGGCGGTGCTGGAGCGGGAGACCGGCGAACGGGTGCCATTCCTTCACGGCGGCGTGCCGAAGAAGGAGAGGGACCGGATGGTGGAGCAGTTCCAGGGGGAGAGCCCCGTAGACGCCGGGCGCGCATCGGCCTTCATCCTCTCGCTGAAGGCCGGGGGAACCGGCTTGAATCTGACGGCGGCGAATCATGTGTTCCACTATGATCGCTGGTGGAATCCGGCGGTCGAGAATCAGGCGTCCGACCGGGCATACCGCATCGGCCAGACCCGCAACGTTCAGGTGCACAAGCTCATTGCGCTTGGCACGCTGGAGGAGCGGATCGATGATATGATCGAGCAGAAGCTCCAGCTGAGCGAGCAGGTGATGAGCAGCGGCGATAAATGGATTACGGAAATGTCCACGACGGAGCTGCGCGAGCTGTTCGCCCTGCGGAGTCATTGGATGGAATAA
- a CDS encoding class I SAM-dependent methyltransferase: MADEWRPELYDSKLGFVSGHGEHVIGLLQPQAGEAVLDLGCGTGELTARIRESGAHAVGIGKSEAMVARARSKYPELRFIVADAESPLPEAMVEAFDAVFSNAALHWMKAADQVLAEVWRCLRPEGRFVGEFGGRGNIRTVEAAIEEVLLAEYEIEASAFHPWYFYSLGEYAARLEAAGFHADAAVHFQRPTALPDGDAGMDYWLESFAKPFAHAVGEKESGRLFRLVKERCRPSLYRDGRWTLDYVRLRFAAHKPQRG, translated from the coding sequence ATGGCAGACGAGTGGCGTCCTGAACTATATGACAGCAAGTTGGGGTTCGTGTCCGGCCATGGAGAACATGTGATTGGGCTGCTCCAGCCACAAGCAGGGGAAGCGGTGCTGGATCTCGGCTGCGGCACCGGCGAGCTTACGGCTCGCATCCGGGAGAGCGGCGCTCATGCGGTCGGCATCGGCAAGTCGGAGGCGATGGTTGCCCGGGCGCGCAGCAAGTACCCGGAGCTGCGGTTCATTGTCGCGGATGCCGAAAGTCCGCTGCCTGAAGCGATGGTTGAAGCGTTCGATGCGGTCTTCTCGAACGCGGCGCTGCATTGGATGAAGGCGGCGGATCAGGTACTCGCCGAGGTATGGCGATGCTTGAGGCCGGAAGGGCGCTTCGTCGGGGAGTTCGGCGGCCGTGGAAATATCCGGACGGTAGAGGCAGCTATCGAGGAGGTGCTGCTGGCCGAATACGAAATCGAGGCTTCCGCCTTCCATCCGTGGTATTTCTATTCTTTGGGGGAATACGCCGCGCGGTTGGAGGCGGCTGGCTTCCACGCCGATGCGGCCGTTCATTTCCAGCGGCCCACCGCGCTTCCGGATGGCGATGCCGGAATGGATTACTGGCTGGAGAGCTTCGCCAAGCCCTTCGCCCATGCCGTGGGGGAGAAGGAGTCGGGCCGCCTGTTCCGCCTCGTTAAGGAACGGTGCCGGCCTTCGTTGTACAGGGACGGCAGATGGACCCTGGACTACGTCAGGCTGCGGTTCGCGGCGCATAAGCCGCAGCGCGGGTGA
- a CDS encoding cell wall-binding repeat-containing protein: MKTIEQGDRSSRRRARGSAWSRMLLAMRGQGQPFRQPVRLLRAGVLVAGVLLLAPGCEKSEPVSGEAAFHAGEPLAEERAHDAPWIAMKNMVRINTNDPVKAAVYVSRTVWPAGTDDQRPNAVVLAPKEDWAVAMAAADLIHFPNNGPLLYLDAEGIPEDTLAELKRLKPVGSPDNNGIQVIVVGKVSDDILKELRGLGLKVDAIPGDDPARVASAIDAYYTRVSKEQPSSVIIASSEESAYAMPAVNWIAHMPEPVLYVSKRGIPQATADALAKRRQRAVMYVLGPKEVVPEEVVEQLKAFGRVERIEADHPIDLAIAFAKYHDPKTGFGWGMTAPGHNFSFVREGDKELAVIQAPFAHLGKHAPLLWTSGGKVPPQVEEYLEAVRPRYKQTPVEGPFNAAWLTGAAETVMPSVQSALDALLEIEAQSGAGHGSHGH, encoded by the coding sequence ATGAAGACAATCGAACAAGGCGATCGCTCGAGCCGCCGCAGGGCCCGGGGATCGGCATGGAGCCGGATGCTTCTGGCGATGCGGGGACAGGGGCAGCCCTTCAGGCAGCCTGTCCGCCTCCTGCGGGCCGGCGTCCTAGTCGCCGGCGTCCTGCTGCTTGCTCCCGGCTGCGAGAAGAGCGAGCCAGTATCGGGAGAGGCCGCGTTTCATGCCGGGGAGCCTCTGGCGGAGGAGCGGGCGCATGATGCGCCTTGGATTGCCATGAAAAATATGGTTCGCATCAATACAAACGATCCGGTGAAGGCCGCGGTCTACGTATCGCGTACGGTGTGGCCGGCCGGCACGGATGATCAGCGGCCGAACGCCGTCGTGCTGGCCCCGAAGGAGGACTGGGCCGTTGCGATGGCGGCAGCGGATTTAATCCACTTCCCCAATAACGGGCCCTTGCTCTATCTCGATGCCGAAGGCATTCCCGAGGACACGCTGGCCGAGCTCAAGCGGCTGAAGCCTGTCGGCTCACCTGATAACAATGGCATTCAGGTCATTGTCGTCGGCAAGGTGAGTGATGATATCCTGAAGGAGCTTCGGGGGCTGGGCCTGAAGGTCGATGCGATTCCGGGCGACGATCCGGCCCGTGTGGCCTCGGCTATCGACGCCTACTACACGCGCGTAAGCAAGGAGCAGCCGTCTTCGGTCATTATCGCTTCCAGCGAGGAGTCAGCCTACGCGATGCCGGCGGTCAACTGGATTGCCCATATGCCGGAGCCGGTGCTCTATGTGTCCAAGCGAGGCATTCCGCAGGCGACCGCCGACGCCCTCGCCAAGCGGCGGCAGCGGGCCGTCATGTATGTGCTCGGCCCGAAGGAGGTCGTTCCGGAGGAAGTCGTGGAGCAATTGAAAGCATTCGGCAGAGTGGAGCGGATCGAAGCCGACCATCCGATCGATCTGGCGATCGCGTTCGCCAAGTACCATGATCCGAAGACTGGCTTCGGATGGGGAATGACGGCGCCCGGGCACAATTTCTCCTTCGTGCGTGAAGGAGATAAGGAACTGGCGGTCATTCAGGCTCCGTTCGCCCATCTGGGCAAGCACGCTCCGCTGCTCTGGACGAGCGGAGGCAAGGTCCCGCCGCAGGTAGAGGAGTATCTCGAAGCCGTTCGTCCCCGCTATAAGCAGACCCCTGTGGAAGGTCCGTTCAATGCGGCCTGGCTTACCGGAGCGGCGGAGACAGTGATGCCAAGCGTGCAGAGCGCCCTGGACGCGCTTCTGGAAATCGAGGCCCAGTCCGGCGCGGGACATGGCAGCCACGGCCATTAA